Proteins found in one Zea mays cultivar B73 chromosome 1, Zm-B73-REFERENCE-NAM-5.0, whole genome shotgun sequence genomic segment:
- the LOC109943443 gene encoding uncharacterized protein, with translation MLTFGIRAKRDPPPHDHLTRFQVNAGAMAPQWNEEQVAQLLARIEEGNQEKWRMMDTMQATIENMESSVKSVLSEQGDLQKWRSEEEANVSKVVEAVKAIQSKVDQAILKKAVILPTNESLGVDGVSASTHQEAILSETKHEQICYRTVDPYWRPGARTDSVRTPPPVGGIVPTHNSFSPQFGSGATSRASMGNWSQTSRVMVPSMSSPIFVGSNPKRWSHRFVDGFKDEIKSADIVQHFPHLDTTCSLTMSQEDMVNQFERRDSQRVGPGGGTRLPQKPGTSPSPLLLHVSGGMGNMTEDRRSMARNQARVEENKLTALKAYRRTKGLCFKCWECWSQTYKCSNCVPLHLGEEVWVKELAGEPRECIEEFTDLTDRQGDESLLAIPMVAVSGSKGNKTIWLWVSIHCQQVLVLVDSRSPVSFMNSYVMKNMPGVRTLAKSVQVRVAYGGEMWNNCIVPSCRWMCGGVTFYTNFQMLSLGGYNLIFGIDWLEDHNPMSVHWAQKWMEFDDHSKRIYIPRGLSQIQYCSSINNLQLEALLRRDTVNQLLELQVVTDDKMSEVPKVIIDLIRKFEHLFHKPQGLPPKRSVDSRLKHIGEEMWAMAVAVEDDNTNSDDMEPTKDSTEENVSAIEVAAVKDSESNMAIRFWASAQGQQVLTLVNSDRSTNSISSHLKDSLHQVELMDKPIQVRARVDDGGIMWSEYIVPNCNWESGETKFYSEFKVLLLKGITSDIEWAGDDHLIYITTKSILRPGLQASESKRYLFVKSGSKNTRFIFYLDILKQNKELAVLTPCVYGVDTTPSHCGNHFFMKRRSDELYNSELVACPLDNVAEITSPDHCSSPELQDLLHTRQQMLQQVQMHLQRAQVRMKRQAGKGRMERSFSVGDRVYVKLQPYCQSSAAERVNHKLAFKFFGPLSMVRKVNPVAYEVALPEGSNVHPVFHVSQLKSFVPANVISSSVLPALTLDYQIPEEVMDSRLQRRAGKEVTQLLVRWTSWPPSLAIWEDEHWIKEQFPRAPAWGQAVSEGGGDVNDAGIQDGMGKATQGGAGESPAGGEGDAVPAAQARPADHKAQQEEVHRP, from the coding sequence ATGCTAacatttggtatcagagccaagcgGGATCCACCACCGCACGACCACCTTACCAGATTTCAAGTGAACGCTGGGGCCATGGCGCCGCAATGGAACGAAGAGCAAGTGGCGCAGTTGTTGGCGAGGATTGAAGAGGGAAATCAAGAGAAGTGGCGGATGATGGACACGATGCAAGCGACGATCGAGAACATGGAGTCCTCGGTGAAAAGTGTATTGTCTGAACAAGGCGATCTGCAGAAGTGGCGCTCGGAAGAGGAGGCGAACGtctctaaagtcgtggaggcgGTGAAGGCGATACAGAGCAAGGTTGATCAAGCGATTCTAAAGAAGGCGGTGATCCTCCCGACCAACGAGTCACTGGGAGTGGATGGTGTGTCGGCTTCCACCCACCAGGAAGCGATTCTGTCTGAGACGAAGCACGAGCAAATATGCTACCGCACCGTTGATCCTTACTGGAGGCCGGGTGCCAGAACGGATTCAGTCCGGACACCTCCTCCGGTCGGAGGTATTGTGCCCACCCACAACTCGTTTTCGCCACAATTTGGTTCCGGGGCGACCAGTAGAGCGTCGATGGGAAATTGGTCTCAGACATCAAGAGTTATGGTGCCTAGTATGAGTTCCCCTATTTTTGTTGGATCAAATCCAAAGCGGTGGAGTCATAGATTTGTAGATGGCTTTAAGGATGAGATTAAGTCAGCAGATATTGTTCAACATTTTCCCCACTTGGATACTACTTGCTCTCTCACTATGTCACAGGAGGATATGGTGAATCAGTTTGAACGCCGAGATTCACAACGTGTGGGGCCTGGAGGGGGTACAAGGCTTCCTCAGAAACCAGGAACATCGCCCAGTCCTTTGTTGCTGCATGTATCAGGAGGGATGGGTAATATGACTGAAGACCGTCGAAGCATGGCTAGAAATCAGGCCAGAGTTGAGGAGAACAAACTCACGGCCTTGAAGGCCTATCGACGTACCAAGGGGTTGTGTTTTAAGTGTTGGGAATGTTGGAGTCAAACATATAAATGCTCTAACTGTGTTCCTCTGCACCTGGGAGAGGAGGTTTGGGTCAAGGAACTGGCAGGTGAACCTAGAGAATGCATCGAAGAGTTTACTGATTTAACTGACAGGCAGGGAGATGAGAGTCTGTTGGCTATCCCAATGGTTGCTGTGAGTGGCAGTAAAGGAAACAAGACCATTTGGTTATGGGTTTCCATTCATTGCCAACAAGTATTAGTCCTGGTTGATTCTCGAAGTCCAGTCAGCTTCATGAATAGCTACGTGATGAAGAACATGCCTGGGGTGCGGACATTGGCCAAATCTGTCCAAGTCCGAGTTGCATATGGGGGCGAGATGTGGAATAACTGTATAGTGCCAAGTTGCAGGTGGATGTGTGGAGGGGTAACTTTCTATACAAATTTTCAGATGCTGTCACTTGGAGGGTACAATTTGATCTTTGGAATAGATTGGTTAGAGGATCACAATCCCATGTCAGTGCATTGGGCCCAGAAGTGGATGGAATTTGACGATCACAGCAAGAGGATTTATATACCGAGAGGGTTGTCACAAATTCAGTATTGTTCCAGCATCAACAACTTACAGTTGGAGGCCTTGCTGAGAAGGGACACAGTCAACCAATTATTGGAACTTCAGGTTGTAACTGATGACAAGATGTCTGAAGTGCCCAAGGTGATCATTGATTTGATTAGAAAATTTGAACATCTGTTCCACAAGCCCCAAGGTTTACCTCCAAAGAGAAGCGTTGATTCCAGGTTAAAGCATATTGGGGAGGAGATGTGGGCTATGGCCGTGGCAGTTGAGGATGACAATACTAATTCAGATGATATGGAACCTACCAAAGACAGCACTGAAGAAAATGTCTCAGCCATAGAAGTTGCCGCTGTCAAAGACAGTGAGAGTAACATGGCAATCAGATTCTGGGCTTCAGCCCAAGGACAGCAGGTCCTAACTCTGGTGAATTCTGATAGATCAACCAATTCTATTAGCAGTCACCTGAAAGATAGCTTGCACCAAGTGGAACTGATGGACAAACCAATACAGGTTCGGGCTCGGGTTGATGATGGAGGTATCATGTGGAGTGAGTATATAGTTCCAAACTGTAACTGGGAGTCTGGAGAAACCAAGTTTTATTCTGAATTCAAGGTGCTGCTACTTAAGGGAATTACTTCTGACATTGAGTGGGCTGGTGACGACCACCTCATTTACATTACAACGAAGAGTATACTTCGGCCAGGCCTTCAAGCTTCCGAAAGCAAGAGATATTTATTTGTTAAATCTGGAAGCAAAAATACAAGGTTTATATTCTACCTGGACATATTAAAACAAAACAAGGAACTTGCTGTTTTGACACCTTGTGTGTATGGCGTTGATACAACACCTAGTCATTGTGGAAATCATTTCTTTATGAAGAGACGGAGTGATGAATTGTATAATTCTGAATTGGTTGCTTGTCCACTGGATAATGTTGCTGAGATCACTTCTCCTGACCACTGCTCTAGCCCTGAGTTGCAGGACCTGTTGCATACCCGACAACAGATGTTACAACAGGTACAGATGCATTTGCAGAGAGCTCAAGTTCGGATGAAACGCCAGGCTGGCAAAGGAAGGATGGAACGGTCCTTCAGTGTGGGTGATCGAGTGTATGTGAAGCTCCAGCCATACTGCCAGTCGTCAGCAGCCGAGAGAGTGAACCACAAACTGGCGTTTAAATTCTTTGGCCCCTTAAGCATGGTCAGGAAGGTTAACCCGGTAGCGTATGAAGTCGCTTTACCTGAAGGAAGCAATGTGCACCCTGTCTTTCACGTATCTCAATTGaagtcatttgttcctgcaaatgtTATTTCCAGCTCGGTTTTACCAGCTCTGACTCTAGACTACCAGATCCCTGAAGAGGTTATGGACTCACGACTGCAACGAAGGGCAGGCAAGGAGGTAACTCAACTGCTGGTACGTTGGACTAGTTGGCCGCCATCTCTGGCCATCTGGGAAGATGAGCACTGGATCAAGGAGCaatttccaagggcgccagcttgGGGACAAGCTGTCTCTGAAGGAGGAGGAGATGTGAACGACGCTGGTATTCAGGATGGCATGGGTAAAGCTACTCAAGGGGGCGCGGGAGAATCACCAGCAGGAGGCGAGGGCGACGCTGTTCCAGCAGCTCAGGCGCGGCCTGCGGACCACAAGGCCCAACAAGAGGAGGTGCACAGGCCTTGA